The following proteins are co-located in the Campylobacter concisus genome:
- the queF gene encoding preQ(1) synthase: MSEEMKYGEKILKEFDVESDLEVWENKQTRDYVIKITLPEFCCLCPRSGYPDFATIYLEYIPNKLVVELKAIKLYINSFMNRNISHEDSINEIYSVLEKKLEPKFMKIVGDFNPRGNVHTVIEISSDLVVKKPVEEKEFTPRSRERSFSDKPRERRSTSDRGSSRGSRDDKFKKDDKPRRSSNKDGFRKISYADDKKPKVVKKDK, encoded by the coding sequence ATGAGCGAAGAGATGAAGTATGGCGAGAAAATTTTGAAAGAATTTGACGTGGAGAGTGACCTTGAGGTCTGGGAAAATAAGCAAACAAGGGACTATGTCATAAAGATTACTCTGCCTGAGTTTTGCTGCCTTTGCCCTCGCTCTGGTTATCCTGACTTTGCGACCATATATCTTGAATACATCCCAAATAAGCTAGTTGTCGAGCTAAAAGCGATAAAGCTTTATATAAATAGCTTTATGAACCGCAACATCAGCCACGAAGATAGTATAAATGAAATTTATTCTGTTTTAGAGAAAAAACTTGAGCCAAAATTTATGAAGATAGTTGGCGACTTTAACCCACGTGGAAATGTCCACACAGTTATCGAGATCAGCTCTGATCTAGTTGTAAAAAAGCCAGTTGAAGAGAAAGAATTTACTCCAAGAAGTAGGGAGAGAAGCTTTAGCGATAAACCACGTGAGAGACGAAGTACAAGTGATCGTGGCAGCAGCAGGGGCAGCAGAGATGATAAATTTAAAAAAGATGACAAGCCAAGAAGAAGCTCAAATAAAGATGGTTTTAGAAAGATAAGCTATGCCGATGATAAGAAGCCAAAAGTAGTCAAAAAGGATAAATAA
- a CDS encoding MOSC domain-containing protein: MAALKALLIGEVKNYGSQSATDKLNTPWSSAIFKVAQNGEIFANELGFEGDSVADTKHHGGPEKAIFANSFANYAQWEKFLGFKNLAYGAMGENLCVDGLDESCVYLGDIHKIGSLVLQVSQPRKPCFKLSKRWGNENMATHIFETGLTGWYYRVITPGSCKVGDVIEVIEKDPVHMSILEVNRLFYAPNKNLNLLEKFNSLTTLPKSWYSDMERRIQGIYSTEYMRNL, from the coding sequence ATGGCAGCGTTAAAAGCATTACTAATTGGCGAGGTGAAAAACTATGGCTCTCAAAGTGCAACTGATAAGTTAAATACACCATGGAGTTCAGCTATATTTAAAGTAGCTCAAAATGGTGAAATTTTTGCAAATGAACTTGGCTTTGAGGGTGATAGTGTTGCTGATACAAAGCACCATGGCGGCCCTGAAAAAGCTATATTTGCAAATTCGTTTGCAAACTATGCCCAGTGGGAAAAATTTTTAGGATTTAAAAATTTAGCTTATGGAGCTATGGGGGAGAATTTATGTGTTGATGGGCTTGATGAGAGCTGCGTTTATTTGGGCGATATCCATAAGATTGGCTCGCTTGTGCTTCAAGTCTCGCAGCCTAGAAAACCATGCTTTAAGCTCTCAAAAAGATGGGGCAATGAAAATATGGCTACTCACATCTTTGAAACTGGCCTTACTGGCTGGTATTACCGCGTCATAACACCAGGATCGTGCAAAGTGGGCGACGTGATAGAAGTTATAGAAAAAGATCCAGTTCATATGAGCATTTTAGAAGTAAATAGACTTTTTTACGCTCCAAATAAAAATTTAAATTTACTAGAGAAATTTAACTCTCTTACTACTCTTCCAAAAAGTTGGTATAGTGACATGGAAAGACGTATTCAAGGTATTTATAGCACAGAATATATGAGAAATTTATAA
- the gyrB gene encoding DNA topoisomerase (ATP-hydrolyzing) subunit B: MENNYGAENIKVLKGLEAVRKRPGMYIGDTNISGLHHMIYEVVDNSIDEAMAGYCDTIDVELTREGSAIISDNGRGIPVDMHPTEKISAATVVLTVLHAGGKFDKDTYKVSGGLHGVGVSVVNALSKKLVVNIKRDGKLHRQEFAKGIPQSDLEVIKTTNRTGTQVEFWPDDSIFEVTEFDDEILVKRFRELAYLNPKITINFKDQRNGRSESFHFEGGLESFVTDMNKANAVSKAVSFSGGEDDVMVDFALLYNDTYSENLLSFVNNIKTPDGGTHEAGFRAGLTRVITNYVQANAAAREKDTKITGEDIREGLIAVVSVKVPEPQFEGQTKGKLGSSYVKPIVQKMVFDVLTKYFEENPIEARAIMDKALMAARGREAAKKARDLTRKKESMSVGTLPGKLADCQSKDPVISELYLVEGDSAGGSAKQGRDRVFQAILPLKGKILNVEKARLDKILKSDEIKNMITALGCGIGDEFDAEKLRYHKIIIMTDADVDGSHIQTLLLTFFFRFLNKVVENGHIYLAQPPLYRYKKGKKEIYLKDEKALNEFLIETGIEGVDIEGIGSADLIDFLKIVAAYRSVLKELEKRFNVLSAIRYMIENPDIVSKSYNEIFEILRDFLKAEGHNILNHYVSEDEIRIYVQTESGLEELVVNENLFTNPLYEEALYISQKIKERGLDLHSDVIDVLDEVEKNAKKGAYIQRYKGLGEMNPEQLWETTMNPENRRLLKININDAISASDTFNLFMGDEVEPRRNYIQDHAKDVKHLDI, translated from the coding sequence ATGGAAAATAATTACGGCGCAGAAAATATCAAAGTACTAAAAGGGCTTGAAGCGGTCAGGAAACGCCCAGGCATGTATATAGGCGATACTAACATAAGTGGTCTTCACCATATGATCTACGAAGTAGTTGATAACTCTATCGACGAGGCGATGGCAGGATACTGTGATACGATAGATGTTGAGCTTACACGTGAGGGCTCAGCGATCATCAGCGATAATGGCCGTGGTATCCCAGTGGATATGCACCCAACTGAAAAAATTTCAGCTGCGACTGTTGTTTTAACTGTGCTTCATGCTGGTGGTAAATTTGACAAGGACACTTATAAGGTCTCAGGCGGTCTTCACGGCGTTGGTGTATCTGTTGTAAATGCCCTTTCTAAAAAGCTAGTCGTAAATATCAAACGTGATGGCAAACTTCACAGACAAGAATTTGCAAAAGGTATTCCACAAAGCGATCTTGAAGTCATAAAAACTACAAACCGTACAGGCACACAAGTCGAGTTTTGGCCAGATGATAGTATATTTGAAGTGACTGAATTTGATGATGAAATTTTAGTAAAAAGATTTCGTGAGCTAGCCTATCTAAACCCAAAGATAACTATAAATTTTAAAGATCAAAGAAATGGCAGAAGCGAGAGCTTTCATTTTGAGGGTGGGTTAGAGAGCTTTGTAACTGATATGAACAAGGCAAATGCTGTCAGTAAAGCAGTATCATTTAGCGGTGGCGAAGATGATGTTATGGTTGATTTTGCACTACTTTACAACGACACCTATAGTGAAAATTTACTAAGTTTTGTAAATAACATCAAAACTCCAGATGGTGGTACACACGAGGCTGGATTTAGAGCAGGCCTTACAAGAGTTATCACAAACTACGTTCAAGCAAATGCTGCTGCACGTGAAAAAGATACAAAGATAACTGGCGAAGATATCCGCGAGGGACTTATCGCAGTTGTGAGCGTAAAAGTGCCAGAGCCGCAGTTTGAGGGACAAACAAAGGGCAAACTAGGCTCAAGCTACGTAAAACCTATCGTTCAAAAGATGGTTTTTGACGTGCTTACAAAGTATTTTGAAGAAAATCCTATCGAAGCAAGAGCAATAATGGATAAAGCTCTAATGGCAGCTCGTGGTAGAGAAGCTGCTAAAAAAGCAAGAGATCTAACTCGCAAAAAAGAGAGCATGAGCGTAGGCACGCTCCCTGGCAAACTAGCTGATTGTCAAAGCAAAGACCCAGTAATTAGCGAGCTATATCTAGTGGAGGGCGACTCTGCGGGCGGTTCTGCAAAGCAAGGACGTGATAGGGTCTTTCAAGCAATATTGCCGCTTAAGGGTAAAATTCTAAATGTTGAAAAGGCAAGACTAGATAAAATTTTAAAATCTGATGAGATAAAAAATATGATAACAGCGCTAGGATGTGGCATCGGAGATGAATTTGACGCTGAGAAGCTTAGATATCATAAGATCATCATCATGACCGATGCCGATGTTGATGGTAGCCACATCCAAACACTTCTTTTAACCTTCTTCTTTAGATTTTTAAATAAAGTTGTAGAAAATGGCCACATCTACCTAGCTCAGCCGCCACTTTACCGCTATAAAAAAGGTAAGAAAGAAATTTATCTAAAAGATGAAAAGGCATTAAATGAATTTCTTATCGAAACTGGTATCGAGGGCGTTGATATAGAGGGTATTGGCAGTGCGGATTTGATTGATTTCTTAAAGATCGTTGCAGCTTATAGAAGTGTCTTAAAAGAGCTTGAAAAACGCTTTAACGTCCTTTCAGCGATCCGCTATATGATAGAAAATCCAGACATCGTTTCAAAAAGCTACAATGAAATTTTTGAAATTTTAAGAGACTTCTTAAAAGCTGAGGGTCACAACATCCTAAACCACTACGTTAGCGAAGATGAGATTAGAATTTATGTGCAAACTGAAAGCGGCCTAGAAGAGCTTGTGGTAAATGAAAATTTATTCACAAATCCACTTTACGAAGAGGCACTTTACATCAGCCAAAAGATAAAAGAGCGCGGCCTAGACTTGCATAGTGACGTTATAGACGTGCTTGATGAAGTAGAGAAAAATGCTAAAAAAGGTGCATATATCCAGCGCTACAAAGGTCTTGGTGAGATGAACCCTGAGCAGCTTTGGGAGACTACGATGAACCCTGAGAACAGAAGACTTTTAAAGATCAATATAAACGATGCTATAAGCGCCTCTGACACGTTTAATCTCTTCATGGGCGATGAGGTCGAGCCAAGAAGAAACTACATCCAAGACCACGCAAAAGACGTTAAACACTTAGATATTTAA
- a CDS encoding flagellar hook protein FlgE → MMRGFYNGISGIKTQSFGMDVWANNISNINNVGFKASIPEFKNLINQHMAFAGSGPTNNQVGLGATKQTTALKMTNGSFQNTDNNFDLAIGGKGFFGVVDKNGRNYYTRTGSFDIDGAGNLVDNKGNLLLGTLTSFTPVTPSANALRKYGQTKGTTQAFTAKEEDLKLGDTGSQKGINLPHFLYMPAKQTKNINLKGNLDSSLITDKRTTAIDAANFNYTLDNTNKTISLNGQIPLSQTNFGAKAGDSVVVKVKDGDGKFSEFSTTLESDGSWHINNKSLKFMNFASLDVKAEVTSLVEVANKEKLSSEIYNSDGTKSLVTINFTKQIPQGGNQTTWNATATITDANGVVQNTAMGTLTFDGSGRLVTNTLTSVGNVALNFLGDGDANVYNGITSSANSKKDFVIKADGYAEGNLTKYSVDDRGNIMANFDNSRSFIVAKIALYHFQNEQGVSKVGDNLYEATPNSGEAFFYKNKAGETIYGSQILANKLEMSNVDLGQALSEVIVTQKAYEASAKSITTSDEMIQTAIQMKK, encoded by the coding sequence ATGATGAGAGGTTTTTACAACGGAATTAGTGGCATTAAAACACAAAGCTTTGGCATGGATGTTTGGGCAAATAATATCTCAAATATCAACAACGTAGGTTTTAAAGCTTCAATCCCTGAGTTTAAAAATTTAATCAATCAACATATGGCTTTTGCTGGAAGTGGTCCAACTAACAATCAAGTAGGTCTTGGAGCTACGAAACAAACGACGGCTTTAAAGATGACAAATGGTAGTTTTCAAAATACTGATAATAACTTTGACCTAGCCATAGGCGGTAAAGGCTTTTTTGGCGTCGTTGATAAAAACGGTAGAAACTACTACACAAGAACAGGTAGCTTCGATATAGATGGGGCTGGAAATTTAGTAGATAATAAAGGCAACTTGCTTCTTGGTACGTTAACAAGTTTTACTCCAGTCACCCCAAGTGCTAATGCTCTTAGAAAATATGGTCAAACAAAAGGTACCACGCAGGCATTTACTGCAAAAGAAGAGGATCTAAAACTAGGCGATACTGGCTCACAAAAAGGTATAAATTTACCTCATTTTTTATATATGCCAGCCAAGCAAACAAAAAATATAAATTTAAAAGGCAACCTAGACTCAAGCCTTATAACAGATAAGCGAACAACAGCCATTGATGCGGCAAATTTTAACTATACACTCGATAATACAAACAAAACTATCTCGCTAAATGGACAAATCCCACTAAGTCAGACGAACTTTGGTGCAAAAGCAGGTGACAGCGTGGTGGTAAAAGTAAAAGACGGTGATGGTAAATTTAGTGAGTTTTCGACTACACTAGAGAGCGATGGCAGCTGGCATATAAATAATAAAAGCCTAAAATTTATGAATTTTGCTAGCTTAGATGTAAAAGCCGAAGTTACGTCACTAGTTGAAGTGGCCAATAAAGAAAAACTAAGTTCAGAGATATATAACAGCGATGGTACAAAGAGCTTAGTAACTATAAATTTTACAAAGCAAATCCCTCAAGGTGGCAATCAAACTACCTGGAATGCTACAGCTACAATAACCGATGCTAATGGTGTTGTGCAAAATACAGCTATGGGAACACTTACCTTTGATGGTAGCGGCAGGCTTGTTACAAATACATTAACAAGCGTTGGAAACGTGGCTTTAAATTTTCTTGGCGATGGAGATGCAAATGTCTATAATGGCATAACAAGCTCGGCTAATTCAAAAAAAGATTTTGTCATAAAAGCAGATGGCTACGCCGAAGGAAATCTCACAAAATATAGCGTCGATGACCGTGGAAATATCATGGCAAATTTTGACAACTCTCGCTCATTTATAGTTGCAAAAATAGCTCTATATCACTTCCAAAATGAGCAGGGCGTATCAAAAGTGGGTGACAATCTCTATGAAGCAACTCCAAATTCAGGTGAAGCATTTTTTTATAAAAATAAAGCTGGTGAGACTATTTATGGCTCACAAATTCTTGCAAATAAACTTGAAATGAGCAATGTCGATCTTGGTCAAGCGCTAAGTGAGGTTATAGTCACACAAAAGGCTTATGAGGCTAGTGCAAAAAGTATCACAACAAGTGATGAGATGATCCAGACTGCTATTCAGATGAAGAAATAA
- the dnaN gene encoding DNA polymerase III subunit beta, with amino-acid sequence MKVLINKNMLESIVTNTNPYLEKRDLSAITSHIYISAKDGVLNIKATDHEIGLAYKLSNVKIVDQGYATANGKKLLDIIKSLKDEEVMLETVNNYLYIKQKNSKYKLPMYKFEDFPEFPTIEGKSKFDVDAVMLGRSLKKILPSIDSNNPKFELNGAFLDIKKDFINIVGTDTRRLSVFRFQTPTEKEFSLIIPKKAINEIQKLFFDKIEIYYDENILIAQSQNFEFFTKLINGKFPDYERVIPKEVRKRLQLSRDKMIEGIKTISMLSDTMKISFAKDNITFESVIEDNSEAKTTIDYQTGLELGDEFFIGIKNRYLLDFLSSIEDENFELGFNESSLAFVVNSKELTTVIMPINL; translated from the coding sequence ATGAAAGTTTTAATAAACAAAAATATGCTTGAAAGCATAGTAACAAATACAAACCCATATCTTGAAAAAAGAGATCTTAGTGCTATAACTTCTCACATTTATATCTCAGCAAAAGATGGGGTTTTAAATATAAAAGCAACTGATCATGAGATAGGATTAGCATATAAGTTAAGTAATGTAAAAATTGTTGATCAAGGTTATGCAACTGCAAATGGTAAAAAACTACTTGACATTATAAAAAGTCTAAAAGACGAAGAAGTGATGTTGGAAACTGTAAATAACTATCTTTATATAAAACAAAAAAACTCAAAATACAAACTTCCAATGTATAAATTTGAAGATTTTCCAGAATTTCCAACGATTGAGGGTAAATCAAAATTTGACGTTGACGCTGTTATGTTAGGAAGAAGTTTAAAGAAAATTTTACCAAGTATTGATAGCAATAACCCAAAATTTGAACTAAACGGAGCTTTTCTTGATATTAAAAAAGACTTTATAAATATCGTTGGTACTGATACAAGAAGACTTAGTGTATTTAGATTTCAAACACCAACAGAAAAAGAATTTTCACTTATAATCCCTAAAAAAGCTATCAATGAAATACAAAAACTATTTTTTGACAAGATAGAAATTTACTATGATGAAAATATCTTAATCGCTCAAAGCCAAAATTTTGAATTTTTCACAAAACTTATAAATGGCAAATTCCCAGATTACGAGCGTGTCATACCAAAAGAGGTCAGAAAAAGACTTCAACTAAGTAGAGATAAGATGATAGAGGGTATAAAAACTATCTCAATGCTAAGTGATACAATGAAAATATCCTTTGCAAAAGACAATATAACATTTGAAAGTGTTATAGAAGATAACTCTGAAGCAAAAACTACGATAGATTATCAAACTGGTTTAGAGCTTGGAGATGAATTTTTCATAGGTATAAAAAATAGATATCTACTTGACTTTTTAAGTAGCATAGAGGATGAAAATTTTGAGCTTGGATTTAATGAAAGCTCACTAGCATTTGTTGTAAATTCAAAAGAATTAACAACAGTAATAATGCCGATAAATTTATAA
- the dnaA gene encoding chromosomal replication initiator protein DnaA has product MIADEILENLSTQISPEEYQSYIKQLKFNEKASDDHIIVFTAPNELMAKFINTRYADKIAHLYEVRTGIKPNIEISSTKSSKVSKQNQINVKQIKTQSSILNPSYTFENFVCGASNQYAFLSAKAAAEKPGVLYNPLFIYGTTGLGKTHLLQSVGNHCLNKGKTVICVTSEQFMIDFTSHINNHSMPKFREKYRNCDVLLIDDVQFLGKTDKIQEEFFNTYNELLAKNGQIVMTSDRPPKTLKGFEDRMISRFDKAFMADITPPELDTKIAIIIKKCEFDKIDLNKEVINYIATNMGDNIREIEGAIINLNVFKTLMKEEITLDLAKSILKDLIKEKRENINFDTIVEIVSKELNIKQSDIKSKSRVTNIVEARRIIIYLAKILTTNSMPQIANYFGMKDHSAVSHNIKKINELIQTNEIFSLKVTELKNKILTKG; this is encoded by the coding sequence TTGATAGCAGACGAAATTTTAGAAAATCTTTCAACACAAATTTCACCTGAAGAATACCAAAGTTATATCAAACAATTAAAATTTAACGAAAAGGCTTCAGACGATCATATTATAGTATTCACTGCACCAAATGAGTTAATGGCTAAATTTATAAATACAAGATATGCTGATAAGATCGCTCATCTATATGAAGTTAGAACAGGGATAAAGCCAAATATTGAAATTTCATCTACTAAAAGTAGCAAGGTATCAAAACAAAATCAAATAAATGTCAAACAAATAAAAACACAAAGTAGCATTTTAAATCCAAGCTACACATTTGAAAATTTTGTCTGCGGTGCATCAAATCAATACGCATTTTTAAGCGCAAAAGCAGCTGCTGAAAAACCTGGCGTACTTTATAATCCACTTTTTATCTATGGCACGACTGGACTTGGCAAGACTCACTTACTCCAGTCAGTTGGAAATCATTGTTTAAATAAAGGAAAAACCGTTATTTGCGTAACTAGCGAACAATTTATGATAGATTTTACTAGTCACATAAATAACCACTCAATGCCAAAATTTCGTGAAAAATATAGAAACTGCGATGTTTTACTAATAGACGACGTGCAATTTCTTGGCAAAACCGATAAAATTCAAGAAGAATTTTTCAACACATATAATGAACTTTTAGCAAAAAATGGTCAAATAGTTATGACTTCAGATCGACCACCAAAAACACTAAAAGGCTTTGAAGATAGGATGATTTCAAGATTTGATAAGGCTTTTATGGCTGATATTACGCCGCCTGAACTTGATACAAAGATAGCCATCATCATCAAAAAATGTGAATTTGATAAAATCGATCTAAATAAAGAGGTCATAAACTACATAGCTACAAACATGGGAGATAATATCCGTGAGATCGAGGGAGCTATCATAAATTTAAATGTTTTTAAAACTCTTATGAAAGAAGAGATAACACTTGATCTTGCAAAAAGTATATTAAAAGATCTGATCAAAGAAAAACGTGAAAATATAAATTTCGATACTATCGTTGAAATAGTTAGTAAAGAACTAAATATCAAACAAAGTGATATAAAAAGCAAATCAAGAGTTACAAATATTGTAGAAGCAAGACGAATCATCATATATCTTGCAAAGATACTTACAACAAACTCAATGCCACAAATTGCAAACTATTTTGGTATGAAAGATCACAGTGCAGTTAGCCATAATATTAAAAAGATAAATGAACTAATACAAACTAATGAAATTTTTAGTCTAAAAGTTACTGAATTAAAAAACAAAATTTTGACAAAAGGATAA
- a CDS encoding HD domain-containing protein, giving the protein MISAKLIEHIFKAASISRWNDYPKMANLVELDKQAHKFIIAYFIAKQEQDADMNYIIEAGIFEFLSRVVVTDIRPDVFHHIQKTKKEQINSWVLSNLDSLISDIENGEFLERFKSYFKSDKKHEKERLILKAASYLATRWEFSIVYQTSQFLSDIDELKAKVEEEMEDYYELIGVRKIAMNQKLARLVDLSGRLRFQKRWAQTPRIPETAVLGHMLVVAILSYFYSLKAKACKKRLENNFFCALFHDLPESLTRDIISPVKYGVKGLNEIIIEYEMRLIDERILPFVPEKIKDEFSYILGIRKDGEKFIKDEFENRAYERKIICHEGTMENVNEDKFNPIDGKALKYCDKLSAYIEAGISISYGVKSKELTDGFNNMYKFFSEKPKIDGVDFLEICDDFNEHFGLERPPLR; this is encoded by the coding sequence ATGATAAGTGCTAAGCTTATAGAACATATCTTTAAAGCAGCATCTATATCACGTTGGAATGACTATCCAAAGATGGCAAATTTAGTCGAGCTTGATAAGCAGGCTCATAAATTTATCATCGCTTATTTCATAGCAAAACAAGAGCAAGACGCCGATATGAACTATATCATTGAGGCTGGAATTTTTGAGTTTTTAAGTAGGGTCGTAGTCACAGACATACGTCCAGACGTCTTTCACCACATCCAAAAGACAAAAAAAGAGCAGATAAATAGCTGGGTTTTAAGTAATCTTGATAGCCTTATTTCAGATATTGAAAATGGCGAGTTTTTAGAGAGATTTAAAAGTTATTTTAAAAGTGATAAAAAGCATGAAAAAGAACGCCTTATCCTAAAAGCAGCTAGCTATCTTGCCACTAGGTGGGAATTTTCTATCGTCTATCAAACGAGCCAGTTTTTAAGCGATATCGACGAGCTTAAGGCGAAGGTCGAGGAGGAGATGGAGGATTATTACGAGTTAATTGGCGTTAGAAAGATCGCTATGAATCAAAAATTAGCCCGCCTTGTAGATCTAAGTGGCAGGCTAAGGTTTCAAAAGCGATGGGCACAAACGCCTCGCATCCCTGAAACTGCGGTCTTAGGGCATATGCTAGTTGTTGCGATACTTAGCTATTTTTACTCGCTAAAAGCAAAAGCTTGCAAAAAACGGCTAGAAAATAACTTCTTTTGTGCACTATTTCACGACCTACCAGAGAGCCTCACAAGAGATATCATAAGCCCTGTAAAATACGGCGTAAAAGGGCTAAATGAGATCATCATCGAGTATGAGATGAGGCTTATTGATGAGAGGATTTTGCCATTTGTGCCAGAAAAGATCAAAGATGAGTTTAGCTATATCCTTGGTATCAGAAAAGATGGCGAGAAATTTATCAAAGATGAGTTTGAAAATAGGGCTTATGAGCGTAAAATCATCTGCCACGAAGGGACGATGGAAAACGTAAATGAGGATAAATTTAACCCAATCGACGGCAAAGCGCTAAAATACTGCGACAAGCTCTCAGCCTACATTGAAGCTGGAATTTCTATAAGCTACGGTGTCAAATCAAAAGAGCTAACTGATGGCTTTAATAATATGTATAAATTTTTTAGCGAAAAACCTAAGATCGACGGAGTGGATTTTTTAGAAATTTGCGATGATTTTAATGAGCATTTTGGTTTAGAAAGACCCCCTCTCAGATGA
- the ruvC gene encoding crossover junction endodeoxyribonuclease RuvC, whose product MVMKILGIDPGTKNCGYAILEKNKFKTTLLEAGLIKIKPNTLQYQITELCEGLDLIFKNHKFDEVAIEDIFFAYNPKTVLKLAQFRGALSLKILQLHGDFAEYTPLQVKKTVTGKAKADKEQVAFMVKKILGINKEIKPLDITDAIAIALTHANNLRIS is encoded by the coding sequence ATAGTGATGAAAATTTTAGGAATCGATCCAGGTACGAAGAATTGCGGTTACGCGATACTTGAAAAAAATAAATTTAAAACTACTCTTCTTGAAGCAGGACTCATAAAAATAAAACCAAACACACTTCAATATCAAATCACCGAGCTTTGCGAGGGGCTTGATCTCATCTTTAAAAATCATAAATTTGATGAGGTTGCGATCGAAGATATATTTTTCGCTTACAACCCAAAGACAGTTTTAAAACTCGCTCAGTTTCGTGGCGCACTTAGCCTTAAAATTTTACAGCTTCATGGTGATTTTGCCGAGTATACGCCGCTTCAGGTGAAAAAAACTGTCACTGGCAAGGCTAAAGCTGATAAAGAGCAAGTGGCATTTATGGTGAAGAAAATTTTAGGTATAAACAAAGAGATAAAACCACTTGATATCACCGATGCGATTGCGATCGCACTAACTCATGCGAATAATTTAAGAATAAGCTAA